ATTGAAAAGTGTACCCCTAACAAATAATAAATCCACCGATGTACAAAATGATAAAGAAGCCGAAATCTTTTTTAACCTTTAGGGTTCTATCATCATTATAAAGATATATTGGGCTACTTTATAGAAATAGCTCATATTTGTACGTTATACGCACAGATAAACAACATATGCTCGGCGAGCTGGTTTAATTACATCAATTTTACCTGTGCTTCAATGATTCCTTGAATAACATATACTCCATTGATTCTTCGCTTCCAATAAAGTTCCATAATACACAGTTTTTAAACgtaaaattagtttaaataaaaataatatcataatTTTACTTATATAGACCTAAACCAGCCCAACCCAAACAAGATCAATTAGTGTCACTATAAGTAGTACTCCGTATAAATTTTTTGCTTTGCAGATAATCCGAGTAAAATCTATCACGAAGCTTTCAACTTTATTAACCTTGAATGGGCCAATTCTCTAAATTTACATGTTCCCCCTTTTTTAGCATGATTCTCATTATCTACTTCAATTACTGGACCTATGGATGCAACTGTCTTAAATctaaatccaaaaccctaaacctaaactctaaaccctaaaatataaaccctaatccctaaatctaaaccataaaaccTAAACcccaaacctaaactctaaaccctaaaaaccataaaccctaaatataaaccctaaacgctaacataaaccctaacctaaaccctaaatctaaacccaaaaccctaaacctaaactctaaaccctaaaatataaatcCTGGACCCCAAAtcaaaaccctaacctaaaccctaaatctaaacccaaacctaaactctaaaccctaaaatctaaaccctaaatctaaactctaaaccccaaaccttaaactctaaaccctaaaatctaaaccttaaatctaaaccctaaaccctaaatctaaaccctaaacctaaactttaaaccctaaaatctaaaccctaaaccctaaatctaaaccaacTCCACCAAACTTCTTCTAATTACTTGATATTCTAAATCTTCTGAAGCTCAAGAATCCCTTGCCAACATGACTAAAAAAAAATCCCAATTTTATGTTCTCTGCAAAGACATCGaaacattcattattattaattgttgtttatgattctatataaaaaaataaataaggaCAAATTGTAACAGTCTCAAGCATATGTTATTCCAAACTATTGCAACCTCAATTGAAACTGTATTATTTCCGAACACGTTCTCAAAGCCGCACATCATAACTATACAAATAATTATGATCCAGCACTAAAACCTACGAAGAACAATATGATTCGATCGTTGTGTCAAAAAAATTCTGTTAAATAATCAACATGATGGACGATGATAAAAGTTATAATGATTATGAAATGTACCTGTAAATTGTTATAATACAGCTAATAAAGTTGTATTAAAAAACATAAGTGAACTTCGTATATTAGTTGTAGTCAAGTGGACAGAATTGGTTAAGCAGCCCAATAAAAAGGGCTGATGTAAACAAAGGCTGGCATTTGGTTCAAGTACTTGTAGGTTGGAATAAACAGTATGATGATGAACTGGGTTTCGACCCAACGGTGCAGCATTTAGTGCCCAACCCTCATAGTTGTCATTGTCATATTATGGTAATTTGTCTATTAGAGCGGGAAATACTTTACATCAGTATATCTAAAATTTTCCTTCTACACGCAATACTTAAATTTATCACAAACTATGTTTACTTGATATGTAATATCTGTGTAGTTTTGATAATTTACTCGACCCCAGAGCAAAAAATGATGATGAATAAGTAGCTTCTCCTTCTTGCCAAAAGAAGCACACCTCGTGCTGCAAACAAACAAAAAAGGAAACAAGACGCTACAAACTCTTGAATTTTTCACCTCCAATTGTGAAAAACTGGAACTGAAGTTGAAGACATCAATCTATAAAGAAACCTGAAAATACATCAAATGTATTATGTTAGGAGTCAGTGTTAAGATACATTATTTGTACAATGAACAAAATAATTTGGAGTAAATCAACAAGTATGGGATGATTATTACTATATGAACTTGAAACAGAGAATCTTTTTAAGATGTTTCCTAATTTTGATAATGCTCACCCCTCACATGTTTTAATATAATGTAATCTTTGAAACTAATAATCTTTGATAATCGATACATGCACAACGGGAAGAAATAACAGCTACAGATGAGTAAAACTTAATTTATTCATACCAAACAAAACGAATAGACTCCCTATAAGCACAGCTTTTATAAAACCTATCTAAAACCAGGACACCCAATTTTAGTTCTTTCGAACGATAATCAAACAACACAGCAGGGTCAGAACAACAGCCTAATGCCAATCATACAACAGACCAGGATGATGATAATTAAATAAAGTAACAAACATTGCTCTTTCAATATTACATATGAATAAGTGACCCAACATAAAACTTAAATCTTCAGTAAACGTATCATTTAACTTCAGCAAATGTCTCTGAAGCCCATAATAAATTAAGAAGCTAACCTTTAGCAATATAACCCGTGATTAGTACTTAGCTTTGAAGATGCACAATTAGATTAGGCTTTGAAAGGACGAATTTCATAAGGGAATTAAGGACTTAAGGAAAATATTTTAAAACCTACCATAATTAACATGATAAACAAATTAACTCAACATACCAAACAAATACTCCCCCAAACAATAATAATAGGTTAGATTAGGCAAAATACTAAAAAGCATTGGATAAAAGACTCATTTCAATTATGTCATACCTGACATAGAAGGTTCATTCGATCACAACTATTTTGTCAAAGGTAACCTTTAACAGGGATATTTTCTTTCATGAGCTTGGCACATGTATATGTCCGCACAAAAGGAAGCACAAATTGACAAATTATGAAACAATAATGTTAATTCACCACAAGTATTAGCTGTTAAAATATAAGCAGAATAATACCTCTAAAATAAGAGAGAAAGTCACCCAAAGTGTACGAGTATCTGTACAAATGAAATCTCCATTAGTCCAAATAAGTATAAGTATAATAAATAATTAGAAGGACCCAAATTTATCCACATGAAATACTAAATACATTTTAACCCAAGCACATTTTGAACAACCCATATGCCACGTCTACAACTAATTATAATCAATTTTATGAAATCTTCATTCAGTCTACATATACCAGGGCTAACTGCTAAATGTTCCAAAGTTAATTAAAGATAATCTAATAGAGATGACATATGCAACTATTGCATGTATTTATGTATGATTTTTCTATAGATTCTAGAATTATGTATAACTTGGTAATTAAAATGCAATGCAACAAAGGTTAaggatcataaaaataaccatcataTATTTAAAGCCATCATCATTCATGTGAATAAAAGGAATTCAAGACTTAAAAAACTATAAGGAATTTGAAACTAATAATCTTTGATAATAGATAGATGCACAGTAGCAAGAAAGGTGCAACCTGAATAGTCAACCACCGACCGCTGAATTCATTCCATCACAACCACCCACACCTTCGTCGACGTCGTCACCGCCGCACGCACAACCCACGTCGTTTATCCGCCTGCAACCCATTCCGTCACACACCATTTCATCCCCGTTATCGTGTATGTCATTTCCTTTTTCCAACTACCAGGTAAGCGTAACTTTTCTTACAAATGTATACATTTAGGGTTTCGATTTTTGGTCTAAATTTGTCCGTTCACCACACTGCAAAATAAACGAAATATCATATAGTTATTAAACTGATAACTGATGAACAAAAACTGGAGGTGACAATGTCGACCCACTTAACTATTGAACGGATCAAAATGGGTTATGCTTGATTCTAACAGATCATATGGGTACAATAAAATTATACCTTCAAGAAAAACAGGTCAAATGGACTAAAACTCAACTAAAGTGTATTTCAAATCTACAGTATATTATCcatatcattttattttaaaacCAAACCCATCTAAACCTGTTGGCCAATTTACCACCACTAAGACTAACTGTTGAACTTGGAATTTATATTTCGTCACACAATTTACCTTATGACATAGTAGTAACAAAAATCGGCCAAGATGAACGTTTGAACCGCTTCTGCGAGAAAGACCATCGGCAACCAAAAGTATCCGCTTCCTAGTAAAAACAGATACGATCCAGCAGATTCATAAACCTATCATTCATCACACAATATAATGCATAAGGTACAGTTTTAGTTGTACAATCATAAATTCACATATAAGCATATATTATGTGTACATAAACAATTGGTTTTAAACCCCAAGGGGTGGCCTAGTGGTTGAGTGCTTGGAAATCTCCAAAGGAAACCAAGATTCAATCCTTACTACCTACACTTTgggggcttgcctttcaaaaaaaaaaaataataataaacaattgGTTTTATGTTTATTTGATTATACCTGGATGATCCAGTGAGCACATCCCAAAAACCTTGCAAGGCCAAGTGCAAACACGTAACGTGCAGTAGATGGTTCGATCATCCACACTAAATAAGGAAAAAGATTAAACGAATTACTTTTCTGATTATTAGATTTTTACCAAGTAAATGTATCACTAAAATATGGTACTTTTACAATAAAAGATCCAAACCTTGGTTTTTTGCATCATCATTAGTTGAGGAAGGACTGCAATTGATTCCAAATACACACAAAATGCCCATGAAACTTTGCTCATATGAAAATGAGGAGGACTGCAATTGATTCCAAATATAATCAGCGTATTCCTACTAAATTAAGAGCAGGAAAAATTGTCATAGCTAGcaaataatatcataatcataatttaaaTCAAATCAAAATACAGAGTTAAAAGGCAGTATAATAAAATTGAAGGTTAGTTATTAACAATTGCATCGTCTTAGTAAAACTTTAACATATGACCTATGCATAAATAGAATTAAAAAACCAACATAAAAGCCACCAATAATGTGTAGTACTTCTTCTGCAATCTTTTCCTTTTGTTcatcttatactaataataataaataaaaaattgtcaCATGCTgaataaataaacccaaataaagcactgatttggacatgaaatttAACAAATCTTACCTTGGTAGATTCACTACAACATAAGGAACAAATTTCTTAACACAATTCATGATCAAATTGAGATTCAAGGATTTAGGGTTAGAAAGATGAGGAAGGTTAGGTACGGGCGTGTTTTGGTGATGTTTCTAGAAATGAAAATATAAGAGAACATGTATACACTTAATTGTGTATTATTACTTAATTGTGTAGTATCACAATACCccatgacacacgggtatttactagttatTTGAAATCTTACGTACCTCATTTGGCGGCCCTAAccgagtccaaattaaataaacaaacatgttctatgatccttgtcacaaactagtcttaaccaaataataaaatagcactattcatttaattaaaataaaagcataaataaCCACTCAATTATGtctaagggtaaaaaggtcatcttacatctaggcccggtCTGAGGATGTTACAGATCCACCCCCTTAAGAAGGTTCCGTCCTCAGAATCTGTTCATGGTCAAACATGCGAGGGTAACGAGCCTTCATCAACTCTTTAGTCTCCCATGTTAGGTTCGATCCTAAGCTATGTTTCCATTCAACAAGCACCATTCGGATCTCCTTCTTTCTTAACCTTGTTACCTTTCTATCGACAATTCTAACCAGTTCTTCAACTAACCTTTGATTCAGGTCCCACCCTCAAATCACTCAACAGAACTAGTTGTGTCTCATCATCGACCTTACACTTCCtaagataacacacgttgaatgtgtTTTATATTCCTGCCAACTCTACTAGAAGCTCTAACACAACCGTCTGGTCATTAATCCTCTAAATAATTTTGaacggcccaatgtaccttggagctAACTTACCCGGCTTACCGAACCTGATAACCCCTTTTCACGGTGAAAATTTTAAGTAAACACGATCTCCCACCTCAAAGCTTACCGAATGTCTACGTGGATCGGCATGCATTTTATGTCTATCAAACGCCGCTTTCAACTTTTCATGCGCTACCCGCAAACTGTTTAtcaccggcttctaaccaacaagtcggcgttCTACATTTACGACCATACAGCATCTCATAAGGCATcataccaatactcgaatgataagtattattttaggCGAACTCGATCAAAGGTAAATGTATATCCTAcggaccaccgtactctaacacGCATGACCTAAGCATATCCTTTAGTGTCTGTATTGTACGTTTGCTCTGATCGCATGTCTGCGGATGACACGCTGTACTCGAATTTACCCTTGTTCTCATAATCCTATGCAAATTGTTCTAGAAATtggacacaaatctagaatccatGTCGGATACGATAGATAATAGAAcctcatgtcgactaactatctctttcaagTATAACTCTGCCAGAATGCTCAGCGAGGCTGTCTCTTTTGTTGCTAAAAAGTGGGCACTCTTAGTCAGTTTGTCAACAATTACCCAGATCATGTcattaactctctaagttctgatgGAATTTTCAACTATTGTAACGAACCATAGGGTTtgtggtgttcggctttaacctgaGCGCAAATATGACACCTTTCCACCATttgagcaacatctttcttcatcgttggccaccaatacatcggttttaagtcattatacatcttagtactacccagatggacagtcaacctcgatttgtgtgcttcatttaagatcaatttccttaaatctccaagcataggcacccaaattcggttcttaaacgtcttaagtccacgagaatcgtCAGTCAATTGGTCTTTTATTTAGGTCATCAGTTCAGTCATTAAGTTTTCCTCCAATAAAGCGTGGGCTTGAACTTGTCTTATATATTCAATAAGGTCTGAAACTATTTCGGTTCTCATAAATTTTATGGTCTCCACAGTCTTTTTACGAATCAAAGCATCGGCAACAACGtttgctttgcccggatgatactttatttcacaagCGTTATCCTTATAAGTTCTATCCATCGTCTTTgccgcatattcagttctttctgcgtgaaaataaACTGGAGGCTCTTATGGTCCGTACATATTACACACTTCGTtccgtataagtagtgtctccataacttaaACACAAATACCACTGGAGCCATTTATAAATCATGAATCGGATAGTTACGCTCGTGTGTCTTTAACTGACAAGAGGCATACGCGATAACCCTATCTCTCtgtatcaatacacacccaaatcgGCAATTGACGCATCACAGTAAACCACAAAGTCGTCTGAACCTCCTGGTAATGATAACACTGTAGCCCGACACAACAACTGTTTTAGAGTCTGAAAGGCTTGTTCGTGTTGGTCACCCCATCCAAAACTAAGAACGTAATTTGCGCTCGAATCCTAACGATTTAGAAGCCACCATCTACACCAATAATCCCGCTGGATTTTTCTGAACACAGGGATACAAATTTCTCTTGTAAGCGTCACCATTCATGCCGCCACACGCCACTTATATGGTGATGACTTCATCAACTCCGGTGCCATCGGTGGTTTCACCACCACCACCTTCATTTTTTCATCTATTTAGTTATTTAACAGTTTTAGTTTGGGTATTTCTTTTAGATCCAAATTGGTTTTTGGGTTTAGATCTAAACTAATTTAAAGTTTCAGATTCAAAGTTCGTTAACGTAAGTTACAGAGCCGCCACCATCCTTTGGTGTGTTGATTTGTAATATGCAAAACATATTTAGTAGCCATTTTTGTTCCGCCATTTTTTGACCAATTGTGAGCAATTGTGTTTAGTATGCCTTATTAGTTGGTGATGAAATGAAGGATTTAGGTTTGTTTGATGGAAACATGAAGATGAAGGTGGGTGAAGTGAAAAAAAGAAAGGAAAACTCAAATGGCAATAATAGTAATTCAGAGTGACGTTAAGTGAAAGAACACAATTTACTTTAACTTAAATAACGGTATTTTATGAAGTTAACTAAAATAATGGTGGATGTAGTATGAATAAAGGTGGAAATATCGCTTCTCATGTCTAAATTGTATATTCGTTGCAAGCTTGTAAGGTCACAAGATGATCGACGTTTTCCTGAATTGCAATGACAAAATCGAGTTTGGTTGTTAGTTTTAGAATGTTGAACAGTTTTCTTTAcatagatgttatatatattttGGCGAAAAACACAATTATTTACAGTTTTATTCACATGATGATGGACGACTTAGTAACGGAGGTTTTAGtcacatttgtatttgtaacataaACATATCATACAACATTTTATTGCGACTATTCTATTTATTAACTCTTTTTTTACCcactcgtgcaacgcacgggctctaagttctagtatgtatatatatatatatatatatatatatatatatatatatatatatatatatatatatatatatatatatatatatatatatatatatgcttactTTAGGAGATAATTATCTTAAACTATATTGTAGTTTACATATTTAACCCAAAATAAAGTAGATATAttagtttttctttttcttttttttaaataaatacataatatataaaaggaAATAGAGATCTGTTGATATGAGCCGTTACATGATGAATATCACATCTGTTTGAGAACTACACTAGCGTTAAACATGAAACACACTTGAATATAACTAATCAATACATTTAAACAGATCATGGAGAAAAGTAAGTCTCCCAACCAATAAATAACTAATGGAACGGTTGTCGTAACCGCTACCAAGACCACAAAACCTCAAAAAATGTCTTCAGATGAACTGAAATAAGCAAGCATGAACCTCCCCCACAGACAACTGTAACATCCCACACCATCATAAACCTGATAGAAAAATGTTCATCGGGCAACACAAGAACACCCGCCTCGAGACATCAACCAGAAGACAAGAGAGAACCCCGATAGCTAGCATATTCAAGAGAACCCCAAACGATTCACTTCGACACTATAGCCCGTCGAAGCCCTACCTACGGACAATCGAGAAACAATCGGAGGAGACACCTCAGAAACCTAATTTATTGTGGCTCAACAGCTCAAACGAAATCGCTAAGATTACAATACCAGACTATTCCGAACCAAGGATATATACTAGTTatgtatagttttatacttttaattaaatagtggtatatataaagtatataatatatattttataatgctGGCAGTCTGGTAGTCCACATCTTTGATTATTCAAAGCAGATCCTTTTAACACCTTTTTATTATCTAAAAAAGTGGCTGTCATTTTTACTAATGCCACTATCACAATTCTTAAAACAACACTCTACACATgtccattcattcattcattcatattcatatattctTAGTAAAAtcgtttattatatttattataaccATATTATTATAAAGTCTTActaaatgtgtgtatatatgtgaTGATTAAATAAATTTATTGCTTTTTAACCATAAATCATACGGAGTAAGTGAATTGAGTGATacattaatataataaaataaaataaaataaaattatgacCACGTAATATAAACactttttttatatgtatataaactCTTCGAAACATGGAGTAGgattaggggtggtcagtatttagtTTGAAACCGtagaacccgaaaaccaaaccgaaatcaaatCTGAAAAAAAATCAAACCGAAACTAAATCgaaaaaaaaaccaaaccgaatttgtaaaacggttttcggatcgagtaaaaccgaaaccgaattcaaattcggtttttggttcggtttttgattttgaaaattccgaattcggtttaaccgaaaatcgaattcaaaaccgaattcaaattttttaaatatttaatttgtatatttatgttttaatgtcattataatttgggatccaatcaataaatTATGTTTtcacccatatgacgatttggtagctcacattataattattttactcaaattattatgttcttcttcttaataacagaagtaGTAAACATCATAATTaagctataaatattaatatatcatCGAATTCTTaataatttaatagtacgtcattgttttaggatataaataactatgACATTAATAACGTCACAATTAAACTACCAGTTCTcggttttttcataatattcggttttaaccgaaaaccgaatcgaATCCGAaatcgaattcggttttcggttttgtccaaaaaaaattaaaaccgaatacaccgaaccgaataaaccaaaCAAATCAAAAACTGAACCGATGAACACCTCTAAGTAGGATGTCATATATTGGCTTTAATGGGATTGGTGATTGTTTTGGCTTAATTGACTATCCACAACTATAAATAATTCACAAACATTGGTATTAATTGATTATTTTAAATGTTTGTTTAAAAGTTACTGTATATCATTACCATTTTAAAGATTAATTCTAGATAATTAGTTGTAATGAAATGTAATTAAATTCGAAGATCTTCTGACAACTAATACCTTACACATATTTGTGATTTTTGTAAAACTATATTGAAACTTTTAATGTGTATCCTGTCTTAAAATAATTGTCATATTTAACTTTTAAGAGTATTTTTTTACAACAATGACAATAAATATTCTTATTTGTTTTGTGCAGAATATAATACTTCACGTGTTTTCATTgatatatttttaattaaatattACTCTCTCCGTTCCAATATAATTGTCCTGTTGGACTTTTCAAAGTCAAACTATTAAGTTTTAACTTTAAATATTTGTTGGTTTTATTATAGAATATTtgatgaattttatatatatagattgattTTCGAATGTATTTTCATTTTGTATAACTTTCAATCGATATTATACACAAAGAAATATATTTAGAAATGTTTGTATGGAGGGCAACCCAAAAACGACTACCCGTTAGGATTGAACTATATAAGCGAGATATAGACTTAGACACCGTCCGTTGCCCGTTATGTGATGATGTCATCAAGACCGTTGAACATTCACTATTATTTTGCAATAAGTCTATGGATATTTGGAACCGGGTTTTTTCATGGTGGGGTTTTGGCTTAATGTCCAACCTTAGTATGAATGAAATCCTTCGTGGGAATGGGCCGATTACCATGACGGAAAATGGGAAGTGCGTGTGGCAAGCGGTCGTGTGGGTTTGTGCTTATCTTATTTGGGCAAATAGAAACAATGTTATTTTTCGAGGAAAAGGTTGGTGCATTCCGGTGGCAATAAACGAGATGCAAGTAAAGTCCTTTAAATGGATTTTTCATAGATCACGAGGTCGAAAATTCTATTGGTTAACTTGGTTATGTAATCCTAGCACGTATTTAAATTAGATTGTATTGTCGTGTATGTATTATGAGTTTTTTTAGCTTTGGTTGCTTACTTTGCAACATGTCGGGCTTGTATTCTTGTTTGGGCCGTTAGGCTCAAGAAACTTGTAAATGTTTCGTGTTTAATATAATGCTTTGcttttcaacaaaaaaaaaatagagtgaATCTTGAAGGAAAAAGACTTAAAAAGTCAAAACTAGACAATTATTTTGAGACGGAGTGATGAGTATATAATACATCACAAAATTCATATGATTGATGGTGACTTTACATGTGTTTTCAttgatatatttataattaaatattatataatataaacaaAAATATTTAAAAGTTAAAGTGAATTAAAGAAAATTAAAGTTAAACTATGGCATTTTTTTAACGCAGGAGTACCATAtcaaaaaagttcaatttttaattaaatattttactCATTAAAAACCGATGTAGATGTATTACTGGTTTTTTTCATAAAAATATAAAGTCAACTATATCTATTGATTACACTTCAAATTAAAAACTAACAAACGTAATTTTCAGAGACTAAAAAgtacttttgattttttttttcttaatttaTATTTGACTACAAACTAAATAAATCTATCTTttgattttaaataaataatatatatagttaatatgtgaACATTTAAAGTATTGAACTCAAGTTTGTCCAAAAAATGGTATTATACTATATATCTAATTGAGATAGTCCAAATAAATAGTACTATTTTGACTATCTCAATCTCACACTAAAGACCCCAAACTTTGATCAACGTACGAATCGGCCCCTCCTCAATCTTACTAAACCCCCCCCCCTCTAGAAAATACAAAAATGGTATTATAGTATATATTTAATTGAGATAGTTCAAAAGAATAGTactatttggactatctcaatctcACACTAAGGACCCCAAACTTTGATCAACGTACGAATCGGCCCCCTTCTCAATCTTACTAAAAAACCCCACACCCCCTAGAAAATACAAAACACCCCCCAACTCTACCCCCTTACCCCGACCCGACCCGACTTGCCTCTccgttattataactataataatattatataatatatttcgtcctttcactttttttattttttttattttttttgttttcacaGTTTTTTTCCTTTTTCCAAAAAATCCCCAAACTTTGTTCATAAATTAAAACCGGCcctccaaacagggggtaaagtgtcaaataaccattttcataaaaaaaatctttactaaactccacccaaatattcaaagggtcatatcttctcgctcccaacgagttaaatttttccgacaccatcgttaaactcgaaatagttttaggaacacaatgtcactaactataagcAAAATGGACTCTTTTTAAaagacgctaaatatttgaggtacttttcatacacgttgattttgcgttaaatt
The window above is part of the Rutidosis leptorrhynchoides isolate AG116_Rl617_1_P2 chromosome 1, CSIRO_AGI_Rlap_v1, whole genome shotgun sequence genome. Proteins encoded here:
- the LOC139886264 gene encoding uncharacterized protein, whose translation is MGILCVFGINCSPSSTNDDAKNQVWMIEPSTARYVFALGLARFLGCAHWIIQVYESAGSYLFLLGSGYFWLPMVFLAEAVQTFILADFCYYYVISVVNGQI